In the Gemmatimonadota bacterium genome, GACGATCGTGACGGCAGACGGCGAAGGCACCGAGGTCACGCTGCGGTGATCTGACGCAGGCTAGTCCTGACTACGGATTGGAGTTGGTCAGCCGGTCCAGAGGCGGGTCGGCGCCGTCCTTCCAGTTCCACCACTTGAGAAGCTCGGGGTCCTCGCCGCCTTCCGCGAAATAGATCGCGCAGCGGAACACGTAAAGGACGCAGCGGTCGAGTTTGGTGCCCTGATGTACGCACAGCCGGTCGTACAGCACGTTCGGATCCCCTCCGACGAGCTGCTCCACGCGCTCGATACCCAGCGCCCTCAAGTCACCGGCAAGGGCCTCGCCGATGCCTGGAATGAC is a window encoding:
- a CDS encoding helix-hairpin-helix domain-containing protein, whose amino-acid sequence is MRSIDPLRVIPGIGEALAGDLRALGIERVEQLVGGDPNVLYDRLCVHQGTKLDRCVLYVFRCAIYFAEGGEDPELLKWWNWKDGADPPLDRLTNSNP